A part of Notolabrus celidotus isolate fNotCel1 chromosome 21, fNotCel1.pri, whole genome shotgun sequence genomic DNA contains:
- the cpsf6 gene encoding cleavage and polyadenylation specificity factor subunit 6 isoform X5, whose product MADGVDHIDIYADVEEDFSQEADYPVHEQIDLYDDVISPSANNGDAPEDRDYLDTLPAPGGSDGGKSAPPNVVYTYTGKRIALYIGNLTWWTTDEDLTEAIRSIGITDVLEIKFFENRANGQSKGFALVCVGSEASSRKLMELLSKRELHGQNPIVTPCNKQSLSQFEMQSRKMFSGNFTGTQSGQMSGEGKAGPPGAGPRGGFPMGRGRGRFPGPPGPGGDRFPGPPGPGGPPPHFPGGMQGPPRPPPGPPGPPGPPGPPPPGQGLPPPLPGPPNRGDRPPPPVLFPGQFGQPPMGPMPPGPPPPGYGPPPGPPPPQQGPPPPGPFPPRPPGPIGPPMALAPPPHMPGPPPGGPPPAPHVNPAFFPPPGNNNMPPNDRGGPPGPNDPYGRPPPYERGDYGPGGREMEASRTPLSEAEFEEIMNRNRAISSSAISRAVSDASAGNQQTDYGSAIETLVTAISLIKQSKVSADDRCKVLISSLQDCLHGIESKSYGSASRRERSRERDHSRSREKSRRHKSRSRDRHEDYYRERSRERDRHRERDRDRDREREREREYRHR is encoded by the exons GAAGCCGACTATCCGGTTCACGAACAGATCGACTTGTATGATGATGTAATATCCCCATCAGCCAACAATGGTGACGCTCCAGAAGATCGCGACTACCTGGACACACTGCCCGCACCAGGTGGCTCAGACGGAGGGAAGAGCGCTCCCCCAAATGTGGTGTACACCTACACAGGCAAAAGGATAGCTCTGTACATAGGAAACCTCACATGG TGGACAACAGATGAGGACCTGACAGAAGCCATACGATCGATAGGAATCACAGATGTGCTGGAGATCAAGTTTTTTGAAAACAGAGCCAACGGGCAGTCAAAAGG gtTTGCTTTGGTGTGTGTGGGCTCAGAGGCATCATCCAGGAAGTTAATGGAGCTGCTCTCAAAGCGTGAGCTCCATGGTCAGAATCCCATCGTCACGCCGTGCAACAAACAGTCCCTCAGCCAGTTTGAGATGCAGTCACGCAAAA TGTTTTCTGGTAACTTTACAGGCACCCAGTCGGGCCAGATGTCCGGAGAAGGTAAAGCTGGCCCCCCTGGTGCAGGTCCTCGTGGAGGTTTCCCTATGGGTCGAGGCAGAGGCAGATTCCCTGGACCACCCGGACCTGGAGGAGACCGTTTTCCTGGACCACCCGGACCTGGAGGGCCACCACCACATTTCCCTG GTGGAATGCAGGGCCCCCCACGTCCCCCTCCAGGTCCACCTGGTCCCCCAGGCCCTCCAGGACCTCCACCCCCTGGCCAGggcctccctcctcccctccctggtCCCCCAAATCGTGGTGACAGGCCGCCTCCCCCTGTTCTCTTCCCCGGTCAGTTTGGCCAGCCTCCAATGGGACCCATGCCCCCAGGCCCCCCTCCTCCAGGTTACGGCCCTCCTCCTGGTCCCCCACCGCCTCAACAAGGCCCACCACCCCCAGGACCCTTCCCTCCTCGTCCCCCAGGCCCCATTGGTCCCCCTAtggctttggcgccccctccACACATGCCAGGTCCCCCACCTGGAGGACCACCACCAGCCCCCCATGTCAACCCTGCATTCTTCCCCCCACCCGGCAACAACAACATGCCACCCAACGACAGAGGAGGCCCCCCTGGACCAAACGACCCATACGGGCGCCCGCCTCCATATGAGAGAGGGGACTATGGTCCCGGAGGCCG GGAAATGGAGGCGTCACGGACTCCTTTGAGTGAGGCCGAGTTTGAGGAGATCATGAACAGAAATAGAGCCATCTCCTCCAGTGCCATTTCCAGAGCGGTGTCTGATGCTAGTGCAGGTAACCAACAAA CGGACTATGGCAGTGCTATAGAGACCCTGGTGACGGCCATCAGTCTGATTAAGCAGTCCAAAGTGTCAGCAGATGATCGCTGTAAGGTTCTCATCAGTTCCCTGCAGGACTGTCTTCACGGCATCGAGTCTAAAAGTTATGGCTCTGCATCCAG GCGAGAGCGTTCCAGGGAACGAGACCACAGCCGCTCCAGAGAAAAGAGTCGACGCCACAAGTCCCGCAGTCGTGACCGCCATGAGGACTACTACAGAGAGCGCAGCCGGGAGCGAGACCGCCATCGCGAGAGGGACCGGGACAGAGACcgtgaaagagagagggagagggagtacCGGCACCGCTAG
- the cpsf6 gene encoding cleavage and polyadenylation specificity factor subunit 6 isoform X2, whose amino-acid sequence MADGVDHIDIYADVEEDFSQEADYPVHEQIDLYDDVISPSANNGDAPEDRDYLDTLPAPGGSDGGKSAPPNVVYTYTGKRIALYIGNLTWWTTDEDLTEAIRSIGITDVLEIKFFENRANGQSKGFALVCVGSEASSRKLMELLSKRELHGQNPIVTPCNKQSLSQFEMQSRKMFSGNFTGTQSGQMSGEGKAGPPGAGPRGGFPMGRGRGRFPGPPGPGGDRFPGPPGPGGPPPHFPGPGMRPDLIRHQDGPLMDISFNPFPPGGRNGSWRGRGGMQGPPRPPPGPPGPPGPPGPPPPGQGLPPPLPGPPNRGDRPPPPVLFPGQFGQPPMGPMPPGPPPPGYGPPPGPPPPQQGPPPPGPFPPRPPGPIGPPMALAPPPHMPGPPPGGPPPAPHVNPAFFPPPGNNNMPPNDRGGPPGPNDPYGRPPPYERGDYGPGGREMEASRTPLSEAEFEEIMNRNRAISSSAISRAVSDASAADYGSAIETLVTAISLIKQSKVSADDRCKVLISSLQDCLHGIESKSYGSASRRERSRERDHSRSREKSRRHKSRSRDRHEDYYRERSRERDRHRERDRDRDREREREREYRHR is encoded by the exons GAAGCCGACTATCCGGTTCACGAACAGATCGACTTGTATGATGATGTAATATCCCCATCAGCCAACAATGGTGACGCTCCAGAAGATCGCGACTACCTGGACACACTGCCCGCACCAGGTGGCTCAGACGGAGGGAAGAGCGCTCCCCCAAATGTGGTGTACACCTACACAGGCAAAAGGATAGCTCTGTACATAGGAAACCTCACATGG TGGACAACAGATGAGGACCTGACAGAAGCCATACGATCGATAGGAATCACAGATGTGCTGGAGATCAAGTTTTTTGAAAACAGAGCCAACGGGCAGTCAAAAGG gtTTGCTTTGGTGTGTGTGGGCTCAGAGGCATCATCCAGGAAGTTAATGGAGCTGCTCTCAAAGCGTGAGCTCCATGGTCAGAATCCCATCGTCACGCCGTGCAACAAACAGTCCCTCAGCCAGTTTGAGATGCAGTCACGCAAAA TGTTTTCTGGTAACTTTACAGGCACCCAGTCGGGCCAGATGTCCGGAGAAGGTAAAGCTGGCCCCCCTGGTGCAGGTCCTCGTGGAGGTTTCCCTATGGGTCGAGGCAGAGGCAGATTCCCTGGACCACCCGGACCTGGAGGAGACCGTTTTCCTGGACCACCCGGACCTGGAGGGCCACCACCACATTTCCCTG GCCCGGGGATGAGACCAGATCTGATTAGGCACCAAGATGGCCCTCTGATGGATATCAGTTTCAATCCTTTCCCGCCAGGGGGCAGGAACGGGAGCTGGCGTGGCAGAG GTGGAATGCAGGGCCCCCCACGTCCCCCTCCAGGTCCACCTGGTCCCCCAGGCCCTCCAGGACCTCCACCCCCTGGCCAGggcctccctcctcccctccctggtCCCCCAAATCGTGGTGACAGGCCGCCTCCCCCTGTTCTCTTCCCCGGTCAGTTTGGCCAGCCTCCAATGGGACCCATGCCCCCAGGCCCCCCTCCTCCAGGTTACGGCCCTCCTCCTGGTCCCCCACCGCCTCAACAAGGCCCACCACCCCCAGGACCCTTCCCTCCTCGTCCCCCAGGCCCCATTGGTCCCCCTAtggctttggcgccccctccACACATGCCAGGTCCCCCACCTGGAGGACCACCACCAGCCCCCCATGTCAACCCTGCATTCTTCCCCCCACCCGGCAACAACAACATGCCACCCAACGACAGAGGAGGCCCCCCTGGACCAAACGACCCATACGGGCGCCCGCCTCCATATGAGAGAGGGGACTATGGTCCCGGAGGCCG GGAAATGGAGGCGTCACGGACTCCTTTGAGTGAGGCCGAGTTTGAGGAGATCATGAACAGAAATAGAGCCATCTCCTCCAGTGCCATTTCCAGAGCGGTGTCTGATGCTAGTGCAG CGGACTATGGCAGTGCTATAGAGACCCTGGTGACGGCCATCAGTCTGATTAAGCAGTCCAAAGTGTCAGCAGATGATCGCTGTAAGGTTCTCATCAGTTCCCTGCAGGACTGTCTTCACGGCATCGAGTCTAAAAGTTATGGCTCTGCATCCAG GCGAGAGCGTTCCAGGGAACGAGACCACAGCCGCTCCAGAGAAAAGAGTCGACGCCACAAGTCCCGCAGTCGTGACCGCCATGAGGACTACTACAGAGAGCGCAGCCGGGAGCGAGACCGCCATCGCGAGAGGGACCGGGACAGAGACcgtgaaagagagagggagagggagtacCGGCACCGCTAG
- the cpsf6 gene encoding cleavage and polyadenylation specificity factor subunit 6 isoform X1: MADGVDHIDIYADVEEDFSQEADYPVHEQIDLYDDVISPSANNGDAPEDRDYLDTLPAPGGSDGGKSAPPNVVYTYTGKRIALYIGNLTWWTTDEDLTEAIRSIGITDVLEIKFFENRANGQSKGFALVCVGSEASSRKLMELLSKRELHGQNPIVTPCNKQSLSQFEMQSRKMFSGNFTGTQSGQMSGEGKAGPPGAGPRGGFPMGRGRGRFPGPPGPGGDRFPGPPGPGGPPPHFPGPGMRPDLIRHQDGPLMDISFNPFPPGGRNGSWRGRGGMQGPPRPPPGPPGPPGPPGPPPPGQGLPPPLPGPPNRGDRPPPPVLFPGQFGQPPMGPMPPGPPPPGYGPPPGPPPPQQGPPPPGPFPPRPPGPIGPPMALAPPPHMPGPPPGGPPPAPHVNPAFFPPPGNNNMPPNDRGGPPGPNDPYGRPPPYERGDYGPGGREMEASRTPLSEAEFEEIMNRNRAISSSAISRAVSDASAGNQQTDYGSAIETLVTAISLIKQSKVSADDRCKVLISSLQDCLHGIESKSYGSASRRERSRERDHSRSREKSRRHKSRSRDRHEDYYRERSRERDRHRERDRDRDREREREREYRHR, encoded by the exons GAAGCCGACTATCCGGTTCACGAACAGATCGACTTGTATGATGATGTAATATCCCCATCAGCCAACAATGGTGACGCTCCAGAAGATCGCGACTACCTGGACACACTGCCCGCACCAGGTGGCTCAGACGGAGGGAAGAGCGCTCCCCCAAATGTGGTGTACACCTACACAGGCAAAAGGATAGCTCTGTACATAGGAAACCTCACATGG TGGACAACAGATGAGGACCTGACAGAAGCCATACGATCGATAGGAATCACAGATGTGCTGGAGATCAAGTTTTTTGAAAACAGAGCCAACGGGCAGTCAAAAGG gtTTGCTTTGGTGTGTGTGGGCTCAGAGGCATCATCCAGGAAGTTAATGGAGCTGCTCTCAAAGCGTGAGCTCCATGGTCAGAATCCCATCGTCACGCCGTGCAACAAACAGTCCCTCAGCCAGTTTGAGATGCAGTCACGCAAAA TGTTTTCTGGTAACTTTACAGGCACCCAGTCGGGCCAGATGTCCGGAGAAGGTAAAGCTGGCCCCCCTGGTGCAGGTCCTCGTGGAGGTTTCCCTATGGGTCGAGGCAGAGGCAGATTCCCTGGACCACCCGGACCTGGAGGAGACCGTTTTCCTGGACCACCCGGACCTGGAGGGCCACCACCACATTTCCCTG GCCCGGGGATGAGACCAGATCTGATTAGGCACCAAGATGGCCCTCTGATGGATATCAGTTTCAATCCTTTCCCGCCAGGGGGCAGGAACGGGAGCTGGCGTGGCAGAG GTGGAATGCAGGGCCCCCCACGTCCCCCTCCAGGTCCACCTGGTCCCCCAGGCCCTCCAGGACCTCCACCCCCTGGCCAGggcctccctcctcccctccctggtCCCCCAAATCGTGGTGACAGGCCGCCTCCCCCTGTTCTCTTCCCCGGTCAGTTTGGCCAGCCTCCAATGGGACCCATGCCCCCAGGCCCCCCTCCTCCAGGTTACGGCCCTCCTCCTGGTCCCCCACCGCCTCAACAAGGCCCACCACCCCCAGGACCCTTCCCTCCTCGTCCCCCAGGCCCCATTGGTCCCCCTAtggctttggcgccccctccACACATGCCAGGTCCCCCACCTGGAGGACCACCACCAGCCCCCCATGTCAACCCTGCATTCTTCCCCCCACCCGGCAACAACAACATGCCACCCAACGACAGAGGAGGCCCCCCTGGACCAAACGACCCATACGGGCGCCCGCCTCCATATGAGAGAGGGGACTATGGTCCCGGAGGCCG GGAAATGGAGGCGTCACGGACTCCTTTGAGTGAGGCCGAGTTTGAGGAGATCATGAACAGAAATAGAGCCATCTCCTCCAGTGCCATTTCCAGAGCGGTGTCTGATGCTAGTGCAGGTAACCAACAAA CGGACTATGGCAGTGCTATAGAGACCCTGGTGACGGCCATCAGTCTGATTAAGCAGTCCAAAGTGTCAGCAGATGATCGCTGTAAGGTTCTCATCAGTTCCCTGCAGGACTGTCTTCACGGCATCGAGTCTAAAAGTTATGGCTCTGCATCCAG GCGAGAGCGTTCCAGGGAACGAGACCACAGCCGCTCCAGAGAAAAGAGTCGACGCCACAAGTCCCGCAGTCGTGACCGCCATGAGGACTACTACAGAGAGCGCAGCCGGGAGCGAGACCGCCATCGCGAGAGGGACCGGGACAGAGACcgtgaaagagagagggagagggagtacCGGCACCGCTAG
- the cpsf6 gene encoding cleavage and polyadenylation specificity factor subunit 6 isoform X6 encodes MADGVDHIDIYADVEEDFSQEADYPVHEQIDLYDDVISPSANNGDAPEDRDYLDTLPAPGGSDGGKSAPPNVVYTYTGKRIALYIGNLTWWTTDEDLTEAIRSIGITDVLEIKFFENRANGQSKGFALVCVGSEASSRKLMELLSKRELHGQNPIVTPCNKQSLSQFEMQSRKMFSGNFTGTQSGQMSGEGKAGPPGAGPRGGFPMGRGRGRFPGPPGPGGDRFPGPPGPGGPPPHFPGGMQGPPRPPPGPPGPPGPPGPPPPGQGLPPPLPGPPNRGDRPPPPVLFPGQFGQPPMGPMPPGPPPPGYGPPPGPPPPQQGPPPPGPFPPRPPGPIGPPMALAPPPHMPGPPPGGPPPAPHVNPAFFPPPGNNNMPPNDRGGPPGPNDPYGRPPPYERGDYGPGGREMEASRTPLSEAEFEEIMNRNRAISSSAISRAVSDASAADYGSAIETLVTAISLIKQSKVSADDRCKVLISSLQDCLHGIESKSYGSASRRERSRERDHSRSREKSRRHKSRSRDRHEDYYRERSRERDRHRERDRDRDREREREREYRHR; translated from the exons GAAGCCGACTATCCGGTTCACGAACAGATCGACTTGTATGATGATGTAATATCCCCATCAGCCAACAATGGTGACGCTCCAGAAGATCGCGACTACCTGGACACACTGCCCGCACCAGGTGGCTCAGACGGAGGGAAGAGCGCTCCCCCAAATGTGGTGTACACCTACACAGGCAAAAGGATAGCTCTGTACATAGGAAACCTCACATGG TGGACAACAGATGAGGACCTGACAGAAGCCATACGATCGATAGGAATCACAGATGTGCTGGAGATCAAGTTTTTTGAAAACAGAGCCAACGGGCAGTCAAAAGG gtTTGCTTTGGTGTGTGTGGGCTCAGAGGCATCATCCAGGAAGTTAATGGAGCTGCTCTCAAAGCGTGAGCTCCATGGTCAGAATCCCATCGTCACGCCGTGCAACAAACAGTCCCTCAGCCAGTTTGAGATGCAGTCACGCAAAA TGTTTTCTGGTAACTTTACAGGCACCCAGTCGGGCCAGATGTCCGGAGAAGGTAAAGCTGGCCCCCCTGGTGCAGGTCCTCGTGGAGGTTTCCCTATGGGTCGAGGCAGAGGCAGATTCCCTGGACCACCCGGACCTGGAGGAGACCGTTTTCCTGGACCACCCGGACCTGGAGGGCCACCACCACATTTCCCTG GTGGAATGCAGGGCCCCCCACGTCCCCCTCCAGGTCCACCTGGTCCCCCAGGCCCTCCAGGACCTCCACCCCCTGGCCAGggcctccctcctcccctccctggtCCCCCAAATCGTGGTGACAGGCCGCCTCCCCCTGTTCTCTTCCCCGGTCAGTTTGGCCAGCCTCCAATGGGACCCATGCCCCCAGGCCCCCCTCCTCCAGGTTACGGCCCTCCTCCTGGTCCCCCACCGCCTCAACAAGGCCCACCACCCCCAGGACCCTTCCCTCCTCGTCCCCCAGGCCCCATTGGTCCCCCTAtggctttggcgccccctccACACATGCCAGGTCCCCCACCTGGAGGACCACCACCAGCCCCCCATGTCAACCCTGCATTCTTCCCCCCACCCGGCAACAACAACATGCCACCCAACGACAGAGGAGGCCCCCCTGGACCAAACGACCCATACGGGCGCCCGCCTCCATATGAGAGAGGGGACTATGGTCCCGGAGGCCG GGAAATGGAGGCGTCACGGACTCCTTTGAGTGAGGCCGAGTTTGAGGAGATCATGAACAGAAATAGAGCCATCTCCTCCAGTGCCATTTCCAGAGCGGTGTCTGATGCTAGTGCAG CGGACTATGGCAGTGCTATAGAGACCCTGGTGACGGCCATCAGTCTGATTAAGCAGTCCAAAGTGTCAGCAGATGATCGCTGTAAGGTTCTCATCAGTTCCCTGCAGGACTGTCTTCACGGCATCGAGTCTAAAAGTTATGGCTCTGCATCCAG GCGAGAGCGTTCCAGGGAACGAGACCACAGCCGCTCCAGAGAAAAGAGTCGACGCCACAAGTCCCGCAGTCGTGACCGCCATGAGGACTACTACAGAGAGCGCAGCCGGGAGCGAGACCGCCATCGCGAGAGGGACCGGGACAGAGACcgtgaaagagagagggagagggagtacCGGCACCGCTAG
- the cpsf6 gene encoding cleavage and polyadenylation specificity factor subunit 6 isoform X4, giving the protein MADGVDHIDIYADVEEDFSQEADYPVHEQIDLYDDVISPSANNGDAPEDRDYLDTLPAPGGSDGGKSAPPNVVYTYTGKRIALYIGNLTWWTTDEDLTEAIRSIGITDVLEIKFFENRANGQSKGFALVCVGSEASSRKLMELLSKRELHGQNPIVTPCNKQSLSQFEMQSRKSTQSGQMSGEGKAGPPGAGPRGGFPMGRGRGRFPGPPGPGGDRFPGPPGPGGPPPHFPGPGMRPDLIRHQDGPLMDISFNPFPPGGRNGSWRGRGGMQGPPRPPPGPPGPPGPPGPPPPGQGLPPPLPGPPNRGDRPPPPVLFPGQFGQPPMGPMPPGPPPPGYGPPPGPPPPQQGPPPPGPFPPRPPGPIGPPMALAPPPHMPGPPPGGPPPAPHVNPAFFPPPGNNNMPPNDRGGPPGPNDPYGRPPPYERGDYGPGGREMEASRTPLSEAEFEEIMNRNRAISSSAISRAVSDASAADYGSAIETLVTAISLIKQSKVSADDRCKVLISSLQDCLHGIESKSYGSASRRERSRERDHSRSREKSRRHKSRSRDRHEDYYRERSRERDRHRERDRDRDREREREREYRHR; this is encoded by the exons GAAGCCGACTATCCGGTTCACGAACAGATCGACTTGTATGATGATGTAATATCCCCATCAGCCAACAATGGTGACGCTCCAGAAGATCGCGACTACCTGGACACACTGCCCGCACCAGGTGGCTCAGACGGAGGGAAGAGCGCTCCCCCAAATGTGGTGTACACCTACACAGGCAAAAGGATAGCTCTGTACATAGGAAACCTCACATGG TGGACAACAGATGAGGACCTGACAGAAGCCATACGATCGATAGGAATCACAGATGTGCTGGAGATCAAGTTTTTTGAAAACAGAGCCAACGGGCAGTCAAAAGG gtTTGCTTTGGTGTGTGTGGGCTCAGAGGCATCATCCAGGAAGTTAATGGAGCTGCTCTCAAAGCGTGAGCTCCATGGTCAGAATCCCATCGTCACGCCGTGCAACAAACAGTCCCTCAGCCAGTTTGAGATGCAGTCACGCAAAA GCACCCAGTCGGGCCAGATGTCCGGAGAAGGTAAAGCTGGCCCCCCTGGTGCAGGTCCTCGTGGAGGTTTCCCTATGGGTCGAGGCAGAGGCAGATTCCCTGGACCACCCGGACCTGGAGGAGACCGTTTTCCTGGACCACCCGGACCTGGAGGGCCACCACCACATTTCCCTG GCCCGGGGATGAGACCAGATCTGATTAGGCACCAAGATGGCCCTCTGATGGATATCAGTTTCAATCCTTTCCCGCCAGGGGGCAGGAACGGGAGCTGGCGTGGCAGAG GTGGAATGCAGGGCCCCCCACGTCCCCCTCCAGGTCCACCTGGTCCCCCAGGCCCTCCAGGACCTCCACCCCCTGGCCAGggcctccctcctcccctccctggtCCCCCAAATCGTGGTGACAGGCCGCCTCCCCCTGTTCTCTTCCCCGGTCAGTTTGGCCAGCCTCCAATGGGACCCATGCCCCCAGGCCCCCCTCCTCCAGGTTACGGCCCTCCTCCTGGTCCCCCACCGCCTCAACAAGGCCCACCACCCCCAGGACCCTTCCCTCCTCGTCCCCCAGGCCCCATTGGTCCCCCTAtggctttggcgccccctccACACATGCCAGGTCCCCCACCTGGAGGACCACCACCAGCCCCCCATGTCAACCCTGCATTCTTCCCCCCACCCGGCAACAACAACATGCCACCCAACGACAGAGGAGGCCCCCCTGGACCAAACGACCCATACGGGCGCCCGCCTCCATATGAGAGAGGGGACTATGGTCCCGGAGGCCG GGAAATGGAGGCGTCACGGACTCCTTTGAGTGAGGCCGAGTTTGAGGAGATCATGAACAGAAATAGAGCCATCTCCTCCAGTGCCATTTCCAGAGCGGTGTCTGATGCTAGTGCAG CGGACTATGGCAGTGCTATAGAGACCCTGGTGACGGCCATCAGTCTGATTAAGCAGTCCAAAGTGTCAGCAGATGATCGCTGTAAGGTTCTCATCAGTTCCCTGCAGGACTGTCTTCACGGCATCGAGTCTAAAAGTTATGGCTCTGCATCCAG GCGAGAGCGTTCCAGGGAACGAGACCACAGCCGCTCCAGAGAAAAGAGTCGACGCCACAAGTCCCGCAGTCGTGACCGCCATGAGGACTACTACAGAGAGCGCAGCCGGGAGCGAGACCGCCATCGCGAGAGGGACCGGGACAGAGACcgtgaaagagagagggagagggagtacCGGCACCGCTAG
- the cpsf6 gene encoding cleavage and polyadenylation specificity factor subunit 6 isoform X3: MADGVDHIDIYADVEEDFSQEADYPVHEQIDLYDDVISPSANNGDAPEDRDYLDTLPAPGGSDGGKSAPPNVVYTYTGKRIALYIGNLTWWTTDEDLTEAIRSIGITDVLEIKFFENRANGQSKGFALVCVGSEASSRKLMELLSKRELHGQNPIVTPCNKQSLSQFEMQSRKSTQSGQMSGEGKAGPPGAGPRGGFPMGRGRGRFPGPPGPGGDRFPGPPGPGGPPPHFPGPGMRPDLIRHQDGPLMDISFNPFPPGGRNGSWRGRGGMQGPPRPPPGPPGPPGPPGPPPPGQGLPPPLPGPPNRGDRPPPPVLFPGQFGQPPMGPMPPGPPPPGYGPPPGPPPPQQGPPPPGPFPPRPPGPIGPPMALAPPPHMPGPPPGGPPPAPHVNPAFFPPPGNNNMPPNDRGGPPGPNDPYGRPPPYERGDYGPGGREMEASRTPLSEAEFEEIMNRNRAISSSAISRAVSDASAGNQQTDYGSAIETLVTAISLIKQSKVSADDRCKVLISSLQDCLHGIESKSYGSASRRERSRERDHSRSREKSRRHKSRSRDRHEDYYRERSRERDRHRERDRDRDREREREREYRHR; the protein is encoded by the exons GAAGCCGACTATCCGGTTCACGAACAGATCGACTTGTATGATGATGTAATATCCCCATCAGCCAACAATGGTGACGCTCCAGAAGATCGCGACTACCTGGACACACTGCCCGCACCAGGTGGCTCAGACGGAGGGAAGAGCGCTCCCCCAAATGTGGTGTACACCTACACAGGCAAAAGGATAGCTCTGTACATAGGAAACCTCACATGG TGGACAACAGATGAGGACCTGACAGAAGCCATACGATCGATAGGAATCACAGATGTGCTGGAGATCAAGTTTTTTGAAAACAGAGCCAACGGGCAGTCAAAAGG gtTTGCTTTGGTGTGTGTGGGCTCAGAGGCATCATCCAGGAAGTTAATGGAGCTGCTCTCAAAGCGTGAGCTCCATGGTCAGAATCCCATCGTCACGCCGTGCAACAAACAGTCCCTCAGCCAGTTTGAGATGCAGTCACGCAAAA GCACCCAGTCGGGCCAGATGTCCGGAGAAGGTAAAGCTGGCCCCCCTGGTGCAGGTCCTCGTGGAGGTTTCCCTATGGGTCGAGGCAGAGGCAGATTCCCTGGACCACCCGGACCTGGAGGAGACCGTTTTCCTGGACCACCCGGACCTGGAGGGCCACCACCACATTTCCCTG GCCCGGGGATGAGACCAGATCTGATTAGGCACCAAGATGGCCCTCTGATGGATATCAGTTTCAATCCTTTCCCGCCAGGGGGCAGGAACGGGAGCTGGCGTGGCAGAG GTGGAATGCAGGGCCCCCCACGTCCCCCTCCAGGTCCACCTGGTCCCCCAGGCCCTCCAGGACCTCCACCCCCTGGCCAGggcctccctcctcccctccctggtCCCCCAAATCGTGGTGACAGGCCGCCTCCCCCTGTTCTCTTCCCCGGTCAGTTTGGCCAGCCTCCAATGGGACCCATGCCCCCAGGCCCCCCTCCTCCAGGTTACGGCCCTCCTCCTGGTCCCCCACCGCCTCAACAAGGCCCACCACCCCCAGGACCCTTCCCTCCTCGTCCCCCAGGCCCCATTGGTCCCCCTAtggctttggcgccccctccACACATGCCAGGTCCCCCACCTGGAGGACCACCACCAGCCCCCCATGTCAACCCTGCATTCTTCCCCCCACCCGGCAACAACAACATGCCACCCAACGACAGAGGAGGCCCCCCTGGACCAAACGACCCATACGGGCGCCCGCCTCCATATGAGAGAGGGGACTATGGTCCCGGAGGCCG GGAAATGGAGGCGTCACGGACTCCTTTGAGTGAGGCCGAGTTTGAGGAGATCATGAACAGAAATAGAGCCATCTCCTCCAGTGCCATTTCCAGAGCGGTGTCTGATGCTAGTGCAGGTAACCAACAAA CGGACTATGGCAGTGCTATAGAGACCCTGGTGACGGCCATCAGTCTGATTAAGCAGTCCAAAGTGTCAGCAGATGATCGCTGTAAGGTTCTCATCAGTTCCCTGCAGGACTGTCTTCACGGCATCGAGTCTAAAAGTTATGGCTCTGCATCCAG GCGAGAGCGTTCCAGGGAACGAGACCACAGCCGCTCCAGAGAAAAGAGTCGACGCCACAAGTCCCGCAGTCGTGACCGCCATGAGGACTACTACAGAGAGCGCAGCCGGGAGCGAGACCGCCATCGCGAGAGGGACCGGGACAGAGACcgtgaaagagagagggagagggagtacCGGCACCGCTAG